A single genomic interval of Deltaproteobacteria bacterium harbors:
- a CDS encoding MarR family EPS-associated transcriptional regulator, with the protein MLDKLEREEMLHIFREIDKSPELTQRGLSSRLGISLGKVNFLVNALIGKGFIKVENFRKSSNKIGYLYNLTPRGIEEKSRMTYHFLKRKMREYEELELEIKRLQEEVRGRGGDHP; encoded by the coding sequence ATGCTTGATAAACTTGAAAGGGAAGAGATGCTCCACATCTTCCGGGAGATTGACAAATCACCCGAGCTGACGCAGCGGGGCCTCTCCTCCCGGCTCGGGATCAGCCTCGGCAAGGTGAACTTCCTCGTCAACGCCCTGATCGGGAAGGGCTTTATAAAGGTAGAGAATTTCAGGAAATCAAGCAATAAAATTGGTTATTTATACAATCTGACCCCCCGTGGCATCGAGGAAAAGAGCCGGATGACCTACCACTTCCTCAAGCGGAAGATGCGGGAATACGAAGAGTTGGAACTGGAGATCAAGCGGTTGCAGGAAGAGGTAAGGGGGAGAGGCGGCGATCATCCGTAG
- the pyrF gene encoding orotidine-5'-phosphate decarboxylase, with protein sequence MSAVKTDKDQSGKLGKSFLSAKDIPPRERLIFALDVASVEEAKALVEKLGDSVLFYKLGLEIFMAGDYFALIEWLRERGKKIFVDLKFFDVPQTVKSAVKQLRNRGADFVTVHGNDKILEAAVEQKGALKILAVTALTSLDEGDLKDLGFKCDVEELVFSRAKRALKIGCDGVISSGLEVPRLRRDIGEQLLIVTPGIRPVANIDDQKRTVDVKQAFLNGTDYIVVGRPIKEAKDPQKAAEDIQETIGSLFT encoded by the coding sequence ATGAGCGCTGTGAAAACTGATAAAGATCAATCTGGTAAGTTGGGGAAGTCCTTCCTGTCGGCAAAAGATATTCCCCCCCGCGAACGGCTGATTTTCGCCCTGGATGTGGCCTCTGTCGAGGAGGCGAAGGCGCTGGTTGAGAAACTGGGTGATTCCGTCCTGTTTTACAAGCTGGGCCTGGAAATTTTCATGGCCGGCGACTATTTTGCCTTAATCGAGTGGCTGCGGGAACGTGGCAAAAAAATCTTCGTGGATTTGAAATTCTTTGATGTTCCGCAAACGGTCAAATCAGCGGTCAAACAGCTTCGGAACCGGGGCGCCGATTTTGTCACGGTCCATGGAAATGACAAGATTCTCGAAGCGGCCGTGGAACAAAAAGGCGCACTTAAGATTCTGGCCGTTACCGCCTTGACCAGTCTGGATGAAGGTGATTTGAAAGACCTGGGTTTTAAATGCGACGTAGAAGAACTGGTTTTTTCCCGGGCGAAAAGGGCTTTAAAAATTGGCTGCGACGGCGTGATCTCATCGGGTCTGGAGGTACCCCGCTTAAGGCGTGATATCGGGGAGCAGCTCCTGATTGTGACGCCGGGCATAAGGCCGGTAGCGAATATAGATGATCAGAAGCGAACCGTAGATGTAAAACAGGCTTTTTTAAACGGCACCGATTATATTGTCGTCGGCCGACCGATTAAAGAAGCAAAAGATCCCCAAAAGGCGGCGGAAGACATACAGGAAACTATCGGGTCCTTATTCACATGA